One region of Streptomyces davaonensis JCM 4913 genomic DNA includes:
- a CDS encoding glycosyltransferase family 4 protein: protein MRVVIVTESFPPDVNGVAHCALQTARHLVDRGHAPVVVAPAPAPGSKLGALAAPCPVVHVPSLPLPGYPQVRVALPSRRLASTLIEHNADMVHLASPFVIGVRGMAAAARLGIPAVAVYQTDLAGYARTYMGAGEAAAWRRIRSVHSAADLTLAPSTASLNDLEAHGVPRVKLWPRGVDTVRFRPDLRDDALRRELAPNGELIVGYVGRLAPEKHIELLAGACRLDGVKLVVVGDGPSRPNLEQALPGAVFLGRRTGDDLARIFASLDVFAHTGPFETFCQTVQEAMASGVPVVAPAVGGPLDLVAHGHTGLLFPAGDANAVREAVAALQADPALRAAYGSAAREMVEGRTWAAVGDQLIGHYADVLAGRRAKVAA, encoded by the coding sequence ATGCGTGTCGTCATCGTGACCGAATCCTTTCCCCCCGACGTGAACGGCGTGGCCCACTGCGCGCTCCAGACCGCCCGACACCTCGTCGATCGCGGTCACGCCCCCGTCGTCGTCGCCCCGGCCCCCGCCCCCGGGAGCAAGCTCGGTGCGCTCGCCGCGCCGTGCCCCGTCGTCCATGTCCCCTCCCTACCGCTCCCCGGCTACCCCCAGGTGCGCGTCGCTCTCCCCAGTCGGCGCCTGGCCTCGACGCTCATCGAGCACAACGCCGACATGGTCCACCTGGCCAGCCCCTTCGTCATCGGCGTCCGCGGCATGGCCGCCGCGGCCCGGCTCGGCATCCCCGCCGTCGCCGTCTACCAGACCGACCTGGCCGGATACGCCCGCACCTACATGGGCGCGGGCGAGGCAGCGGCCTGGCGGCGCATCCGCTCCGTCCACTCCGCCGCCGACCTCACTCTCGCCCCGTCCACTGCCTCCCTGAACGATCTGGAGGCGCACGGCGTTCCCCGGGTCAAGCTGTGGCCGCGCGGCGTGGACACCGTCCGCTTCCGCCCCGACCTGCGCGACGACGCCCTGCGCCGGGAACTCGCCCCCAACGGCGAGCTGATCGTCGGCTACGTCGGCCGGCTCGCCCCCGAGAAGCACATCGAGCTGCTCGCCGGGGCCTGCCGGCTGGACGGCGTCAAGCTCGTCGTCGTGGGCGACGGACCGAGCCGCCCGAACCTGGAGCAGGCGCTGCCCGGCGCCGTCTTCCTGGGCCGCCGCACCGGCGACGACCTCGCCCGGATCTTCGCCTCGCTGGACGTCTTCGCGCACACCGGGCCCTTCGAGACCTTCTGCCAGACCGTGCAGGAGGCCATGGCCAGCGGCGTGCCCGTCGTCGCGCCCGCCGTCGGCGGACCGCTGGACCTGGTCGCCCACGGGCACACCGGCCTGCTGTTCCCGGCAGGCGACGCCAACGCCGTACGCGAGGCGGTGGCGGCCCTTCAGGCGGACCCCGCGCTGCGTGCCGCGTACGGCTCCGCCGCGCGGGAGATGGTCGAGGGGCGCACCTGGGCGGCCGTCGGTGATCAGCTCATCGGCCACTACGCGGATGTGCTGGCCGGCCGCAGGGCGAAGGTGGCGGCGTGA
- a CDS encoding glycosyltransferase yields the protein MSEPLRIVRLANFVAPASGGLRTALRELGKGFKAAGHEPVLIVPGERHTDQETEQGRVITLPGPLLPGTGGYRVLTDKRRVARLLEELAPDRLEVSDRTTLRWTGKWARRARVPAVMVSHETADGVLRTWGLSEGAARRAADALNVRTAHTYSRVVCTTEFAEREFVRIGARNVVRAPLGVDLAQRHPAMRDAGLRDRHARVEEALLVTCTRLSVEKRPGTALDALEALLARGRRAVLVIAGDGPLRPRLEQRAKERGLPVTFLGHVSDRAMLGALQASADVCLAPGPAETFGLAALEAMACGTPVAVSTSSALPEVIGSAGAVAADHGEGFADAVEQLLALPEEERREAARARAECFGWDTAVMAFLTAHDAPVPGRDRVPEGVV from the coding sequence GTGAGCGAGCCACTGCGCATCGTCCGGCTCGCGAACTTCGTCGCCCCCGCTTCCGGCGGGCTGCGCACGGCGCTGCGCGAACTCGGCAAGGGCTTCAAGGCGGCCGGGCACGAACCCGTGCTCATCGTGCCCGGCGAGCGCCACACCGACCAGGAGACCGAGCAGGGCCGCGTCATCACCCTGCCCGGACCGCTGCTGCCCGGAACCGGCGGCTACCGGGTCCTGACCGACAAGCGGCGCGTGGCCCGCCTCCTGGAGGAGCTGGCCCCGGACCGCCTGGAGGTGTCCGACCGTACGACCCTCAGGTGGACCGGCAAATGGGCACGACGCGCGCGTGTGCCCGCCGTGATGGTCTCCCACGAGACCGCCGACGGCGTCCTGCGCACCTGGGGCCTTTCCGAGGGCGCCGCCCGCCGTGCCGCCGACGCCCTCAACGTCCGTACCGCCCACACATACTCGCGCGTGGTGTGCACCACCGAGTTCGCCGAGCGGGAGTTCGTGCGGATCGGCGCCCGGAACGTCGTACGGGCCCCGCTCGGCGTCGATCTGGCGCAGCGGCACCCCGCGATGCGCGACGCGGGGCTGCGGGACCGGCACGCGCGCGTGGAGGAGGCGCTCCTCGTCACCTGTACCCGGCTGTCCGTGGAGAAGCGGCCCGGGACCGCGCTGGACGCGCTGGAGGCGCTGCTCGCCCGCGGGCGGCGGGCGGTGCTGGTGATCGCCGGGGACGGACCGCTGCGGCCGCGTCTGGAGCAGCGGGCGAAGGAGCGCGGGCTGCCGGTGACCTTCCTCGGGCATGTCTCCGACCGGGCCATGCTCGGGGCGCTCCAGGCGTCCGCGGACGTGTGCCTGGCACCGGGGCCCGCGGAGACCTTCGGGCTCGCCGCCCTGGAGGCGATGGCCTGCGGGACGCCGGTGGCGGTGAGCACGTCGTCCGCGCTGCCGGAGGTGATCGGCTCAGCCGGGGCCGTCGCCGCGGACCACGGTGAGGGCTTCGCCGACGCCGTGGAGCAACTCCTCGCGCTGCCCGAGGAGGAGCGGCGGGAGGCGGCACGCGCGCGTGCCGAGTGCTTCGGCTGGGACACGGCGGTCATGGCCTTCCTCACCGCGCACGACGCGCCCGTCCCCGGGCGGGATCGGGTGCCGGAGGGCGTCGTATGA
- a CDS encoding HEAT repeat domain-containing protein: MFDPVIAPSGTLLGLLQRGRGDGTLHALTAPRAEALAALNHCVLSDPRHDWQVENRSLYYARLYLDLNGELDEIEAHLFAVEDVFDTEESRTGLALAVLGHLASYGRRDALALLRRYAATGTNWAWALDELALRDDDAALRALAAPVLARFDTDAEGEAELAAAVRDAFEPRPWRLWAEDPRESIATRVRAAQEAGCFDRWQRQMRPSGPRPGWSVRAVFEWAQQGVDRGAALHVPAARCLTAVAGPEDRPEIVQAAKDGTEGARCTALRYLADSNDPDALDLIEAAVTAGPRPVVEAAVDAFERMCSATGVDRARGWVHRPDPLGAAAGRMLACRGEAQDSDLVLAALREAVRGEGPDAPTLWTLVDGTGRLGIACAAPVLRHIYRETASSHLRGRTARALAATDPSFPAGFAVECLWDCEETTREIAARHAETGDNRVVERLRRLAADPAEEDEVQTAVRSRIGPDAPTG, from the coding sequence ATGTTCGATCCGGTCATAGCGCCCAGCGGTACGCTGCTCGGCCTCCTCCAGAGGGGCCGTGGCGACGGTACGCTGCACGCGCTCACCGCCCCGCGCGCCGAAGCGCTCGCGGCCCTGAACCACTGCGTGCTGAGCGACCCCCGCCACGACTGGCAGGTGGAGAACCGCTCCCTTTACTACGCCCGGCTCTATCTCGACCTGAACGGCGAGCTGGACGAGATCGAGGCCCATCTCTTCGCCGTCGAGGACGTCTTCGACACCGAGGAGTCCCGTACCGGCCTTGCCCTGGCCGTCCTCGGTCACCTCGCCTCCTACGGCAGGCGCGACGCGCTCGCCCTGCTCCGCCGGTACGCCGCCACCGGCACCAACTGGGCCTGGGCCCTCGATGAACTGGCGCTGCGCGACGACGACGCCGCGCTGCGGGCCCTGGCCGCGCCGGTGCTGGCCCGCTTCGACACCGACGCCGAGGGCGAGGCCGAGCTGGCCGCCGCCGTACGCGACGCTTTTGAGCCACGGCCCTGGCGGCTGTGGGCCGAGGATCCGCGCGAATCGATCGCCACGCGCGTGCGTGCCGCTCAGGAGGCCGGCTGTTTCGACCGCTGGCAGCGGCAGATGCGGCCCTCCGGACCCCGCCCGGGGTGGAGCGTGCGGGCCGTCTTCGAGTGGGCCCAGCAAGGCGTCGACCGCGGCGCCGCGCTCCATGTGCCCGCCGCCCGCTGCCTCACCGCCGTCGCGGGCCCCGAGGACCGGCCGGAGATCGTCCAGGCCGCCAAGGACGGCACCGAGGGCGCCCGCTGCACGGCCCTGCGCTACCTCGCCGACAGCAATGACCCGGACGCCCTCGACCTGATCGAGGCCGCCGTGACCGCGGGGCCGCGGCCCGTCGTGGAGGCCGCCGTCGACGCATTCGAACGGATGTGCAGTGCCACCGGTGTCGACCGGGCCCGCGGCTGGGTCCACCGGCCCGATCCACTGGGCGCCGCCGCCGGGCGCATGCTCGCCTGCCGCGGCGAGGCCCAGGACAGCGATCTCGTCCTCGCGGCTCTGCGCGAGGCCGTCCGGGGCGAAGGCCCCGACGCCCCCACCCTGTGGACGCTCGTGGACGGCACCGGACGGCTCGGCATCGCCTGCGCAGCCCCCGTCCTGCGACATATCTACCGCGAGACCGCCTCCTCCCACCTACGCGGCCGGACCGCCCGCGCGCTGGCCGCCACCGATCCCTCCTTCCCCGCCGGATTCGCCGTCGAATGCCTCTGGGACTGCGAGGAGACCACCCGCGAGATCGCCGCACGGCACGCCGAGACGGGTGACAACCGCGTCGTGGAGCGACTGCGTCGGCTCGCCGCCGACCCGGCCGAGGAGGACGAGGTCCAGACCGCCGTTCGCAGCCGTATCGGCCCTGACGCGCCCACTGGGTGA
- a CDS encoding ankyrin repeat domain-containing protein has product MSEVPDPEVVELATKIFDLARQGRTEALVAYLDAGVPANLTNDRGDSLVMLAAYHGHAEAVRALLERGAEADRINDRGQTPLAGAVFKGETEVIRVLLEAGADPSAGTPSAVDTARMFAKTELLELFGAH; this is encoded by the coding sequence ATGAGTGAAGTTCCCGACCCCGAGGTCGTGGAGCTGGCGACCAAGATCTTCGATCTGGCCCGGCAGGGTCGGACCGAGGCGCTCGTGGCGTACCTCGACGCGGGCGTTCCGGCCAACCTCACCAATGACCGGGGCGACTCCCTGGTGATGCTCGCCGCCTACCACGGCCACGCCGAGGCGGTGCGCGCACTGCTGGAGCGTGGCGCCGAGGCGGACCGGATCAACGACCGGGGCCAGACCCCGCTCGCGGGGGCCGTGTTCAAGGGTGAGACGGAAGTGATCAGGGTGCTTCTCGAGGCCGGTGCCGACCCCTCGGCGGGGACCCCGTCGGCCGTCGACACCGCTCGGATGTTCGCCAAGACGGAATTGCTCGAACTGTTCGGCGCGCACTGA